In a single window of the Halobaculum lipolyticum genome:
- a CDS encoding GH32 C-terminal domain-containing protein produces the protein MHPAPVRVGVLAADERSAERRAAFAAAERVAAAVESVSLSAVADGDAALRPFDVLLWHRDAPFDDCATPVADAAPAVRSYLADGGGLVLSARALPAAEALGVDAVAPDATGATHSDDVAGYRVRAVHADHPLFEGFQRGSGDADGSPPRVDLVGPGGEAAYARYDAVLPASGDVLACATHGGHDIHRESAVVEWRVGDGAVLGLGGTLRFDGPDDGHAGARDRLLRNALATLGRNTLPEFTGRPETPAGFAALRERLADDRHRPAYHLSPPANWLNDPNGLVKHEGTYHVFYQYNPAGPFHNAIHWGHATSDDLLRWDDEPVALAPDPGGPDRDGCWSGCTVIDTDGTPTLLYTGGRDRDQLPCLATTDDPMLRSWEKHAGNPVIESAPEGLNVYETADWAAEFRDHCVWREDGVWYHLIGSGVTDDDVPVDGEGDHSGEGAALLYRGETLDEWEYVGVFHAGEGPRGAPVWECPELLTFDGGDSRLLHVSDDDRVAYYLGDADLGDSEAPAGSDDAAPAFEVRESGLLDHGDYYAPQSLWDDEHDRYLTWGWLVEGRDASAQWDAGWSGTMSVPRVVDTDDDGRLRQRPAPELTDLREADATSADVRLDDEERLLDARGASIDVEATLHLGDANEVGLTVLESPAGSERTVIRFDGDTVTVDRSESGGDERANRAPRGMPVGDEGEPLDEVDLRVFVDGSTLELFANERHCLSTRVYPTRDDADRVSAFAVGGSGEVEVDVWRMAGTWPTSTGR, from the coding sequence ATGCATCCCGCACCGGTTCGAGTCGGCGTCCTCGCGGCCGACGAGCGCAGCGCCGAGCGGCGCGCCGCGTTCGCGGCCGCCGAGCGGGTCGCCGCCGCCGTCGAGTCGGTGTCGCTGTCGGCGGTCGCCGACGGCGACGCCGCCCTCCGCCCGTTCGACGTACTGCTGTGGCACCGTGACGCCCCGTTCGACGACTGCGCGACCCCCGTCGCCGACGCCGCCCCGGCGGTGCGCTCGTACCTCGCCGACGGCGGCGGCCTCGTGCTCTCGGCGCGGGCGCTCCCGGCGGCCGAGGCGCTCGGCGTCGACGCCGTCGCGCCCGACGCGACCGGGGCGACCCACTCCGACGACGTCGCCGGCTACCGCGTCCGGGCGGTCCACGCCGACCACCCGCTGTTCGAGGGGTTCCAGCGCGGGTCGGGCGACGCCGACGGCTCGCCGCCCCGTGTCGACCTCGTCGGGCCGGGCGGGGAGGCGGCGTACGCCCGCTACGACGCCGTGCTCCCCGCGTCGGGCGACGTGCTCGCGTGCGCGACCCACGGCGGCCACGACATCCACCGCGAGTCCGCCGTCGTCGAGTGGCGCGTCGGCGACGGCGCGGTGCTCGGCCTCGGTGGCACCCTCCGGTTCGACGGTCCAGACGACGGCCACGCCGGCGCCCGCGACCGCCTGCTCCGCAACGCGCTGGCGACGCTCGGGCGGAACACCCTCCCCGAATTCACCGGGCGCCCGGAGACCCCGGCGGGGTTCGCCGCCCTTCGCGAGCGTCTGGCCGACGACCGGCACCGCCCGGCGTACCACCTCTCGCCGCCGGCGAACTGGCTCAACGACCCGAACGGGCTGGTGAAACACGAGGGCACCTACCACGTGTTCTACCAGTACAACCCCGCCGGCCCGTTCCACAACGCGATCCACTGGGGCCACGCCACGAGCGACGACCTGCTCCGTTGGGACGACGAACCGGTCGCGCTCGCGCCCGACCCGGGCGGTCCCGACCGCGACGGCTGCTGGTCGGGGTGTACCGTGATCGACACCGACGGCACGCCCACGCTCCTCTACACGGGCGGGCGCGACCGCGACCAACTCCCGTGTCTCGCGACGACCGACGACCCGATGCTGCGCTCGTGGGAGAAACACGCCGGCAACCCGGTGATCGAGTCGGCACCAGAGGGCCTGAACGTGTACGAGACCGCCGACTGGGCCGCCGAGTTCCGCGACCACTGCGTGTGGCGCGAGGACGGCGTCTGGTACCACCTCATCGGCTCCGGCGTCACCGACGACGACGTGCCGGTCGACGGCGAGGGCGACCACTCGGGCGAGGGCGCGGCGCTGCTGTACCGCGGCGAGACGCTCGACGAGTGGGAGTACGTCGGCGTGTTCCACGCCGGCGAGGGACCACGCGGCGCGCCCGTCTGGGAGTGCCCGGAACTCCTGACGTTCGACGGGGGCGACAGCCGCCTCCTGCACGTCTCCGACGACGACCGCGTGGCATACTACCTCGGGGACGCCGACCTCGGCGACTCCGAGGCGCCCGCCGGGAGCGACGACGCCGCACCCGCGTTCGAGGTGCGCGAGTCAGGCTTGCTCGACCACGGCGACTACTACGCGCCGCAGTCGCTGTGGGACGACGAGCACGACCGCTACCTCACGTGGGGGTGGCTCGTCGAGGGGCGCGACGCGTCGGCGCAGTGGGACGCCGGGTGGTCCGGGACGATGTCGGTGCCGCGGGTGGTCGACACCGACGACGACGGTCGCCTCCGCCAACGCCCGGCGCCGGAGTTGACCGACCTGCGCGAGGCCGACGCGACGAGCGCCGACGTGCGCCTCGACGACGAGGAACGACTGTTGGACGCCCGGGGCGCGAGCATCGACGTCGAGGCGACGCTCCACCTCGGCGACGCAAACGAGGTGGGACTGACGGTGCTGGAGTCGCCCGCCGGCAGCGAACGGACGGTGATCCGGTTCGACGGCGACACGGTGACCGTCGACCGAAGCGAGAGCGGGGGCGACGAGCGCGCGAACCGCGCGCCACGAGGGATGCCCGTCGGCGACGAGGGCGAACCGCTGGACGAGGTCGACCTGCGGGTGTTCGTCGACGGTTCGACGCTGGAGCTGTTCGCGAACGAGCGGCACTGCCTGTCGACGCGGGTGTACCCGACCCGCGACGACGCCGACCGCGTCTCGGCGTTCGCCGTCGGCGGGAGCGGCGAGGTCGAAGTCGACGTGTGGCGGATGGCCGGGACGTGGCCCACGTCGACCGGGCGGTAA
- a CDS encoding aldo/keto reductase translates to MQYRELGDSGVEVSEVAFGAWVVGTDWWGDRTDEDSIEMVQHALDRGITFFDTGDVYGHGRSEELIGEALGEFRDEVTVGSKVGYDFYNNAQAGHGEIPKDLSPEYLRNAVEQSLERLDMEYLDVLFLHNANVDEVTDDVLEELYAMREEGLYDALGWALGPSIGWLAEGDRAVELDFDAVQTVYNLFEQTPGRHFLDTIREEGADTSLIARVPHSSGLLNKQVRPDTELGEGDHRAHRPDAWFETGWEKVDAIEFLERDGERTMGQASIQYLLDDAEVASVVPTFRSLDDIDEWAAAPDTPRLSDEERARVDELYAENFGIDRDDGMSAEMFRTSVDGDDLRAAGVLPPEEPAD, encoded by the coding sequence ATGCAGTACCGCGAACTCGGCGACTCCGGCGTGGAGGTCAGCGAGGTGGCCTTCGGCGCGTGGGTCGTCGGCACCGACTGGTGGGGCGACCGCACCGACGAGGACTCCATCGAGATGGTACAGCACGCCCTCGACCGGGGAATCACGTTCTTCGACACCGGCGACGTGTACGGCCACGGCCGCTCGGAGGAACTCATCGGCGAGGCGCTCGGCGAGTTCCGCGACGAGGTCACCGTCGGCTCGAAGGTCGGCTACGACTTCTACAACAACGCGCAGGCCGGCCACGGCGAGATCCCGAAGGACCTCTCGCCCGAGTACCTGCGGAACGCCGTCGAACAGAGTCTGGAGCGACTGGACATGGAGTACCTCGACGTCCTGTTCCTCCACAACGCGAACGTGGACGAAGTGACCGACGACGTCCTCGAAGAGCTGTACGCGATGCGCGAGGAGGGGCTGTACGACGCGCTCGGCTGGGCGCTCGGCCCCTCGATCGGCTGGCTCGCCGAGGGCGACCGCGCGGTCGAACTCGACTTCGACGCGGTCCAGACCGTCTACAACCTGTTCGAGCAGACGCCCGGCCGCCACTTCCTCGACACGATCCGCGAGGAGGGCGCCGACACGAGCCTCATCGCGCGCGTCCCGCACTCCTCGGGCCTGCTCAACAAGCAGGTGCGCCCCGACACCGAACTCGGCGAGGGCGACCACCGCGCCCACCGCCCGGACGCGTGGTTCGAGACGGGCTGGGAGAAGGTCGACGCCATCGAGTTCCTCGAGCGCGACGGCGAGCGCACGATGGGGCAGGCGTCGATCCAGTACCTCCTCGACGACGCGGAGGTCGCCAGCGTCGTGCCGACGTTCCGCTCGCTCGACGACATCGACGAGTGGGCGGCCGCGCCCGACACGCCGCGACTCAGCGACGAGGAGCGCGCCCGCGTCGACGAGCTGTACGCGGAGAACTTCGGCATCGACCGCGACGACGGCATGAGCGCCGAGATGTTCCGCACCTCCGTCGACGGCGACGACCTCCGCGCGGCCGGCGTCCTGCCGCCCGAGGAGCCGGCGGACTGA
- a CDS encoding GAF domain-containing sensor histidine kinase, translated as MTSGGSAGPGADTDDRLHSLYAATRELMTATDRESLASVVVDVCERVLGFPLAGVHLRSTCDSEGLEPVAYPDPVRERFDGDPPTYTPEDRVYEVYDAEDTLRLGPTAARPDEPHRGVVVPIPGHGVLIAGAEETDPADEATTESTFELVELLGENTAVALDRLEREARLNELHETTRELMEARDDAAVAAAATNTAHEVLDLRLNAVYLRSTDADRLVPVSVTGEVRELFGEVPSLTRDSIGWYVYETGEPTCHEDVRESPRVANAGTPIRSGMAIPLGDHGVFFAASERVGRFDETDLALAQLFADTVEAALDRAEREALVRRRERELARQNERLDEFASVVSHDLRNPLNVAQGRLELLGDDCDSPHLDHMETAHERMEALIDDLLTLARTGRSVGDTEEVAVARSVRTVWRTIDGGGSLRVADDAGSVEADASRLQELFENLFRNAVDHVGDDVVVTVGRIDDPGRTGFFVADDGRGIPPAERDEVFDRGHTTAEDGTGFGLAIVADIAAAHGWDVRATDAAPHNGGGARFEVVTCEADR; from the coding sequence ATGACGAGCGGAGGGAGCGCCGGCCCGGGAGCCGACACCGACGACAGACTCCACTCGCTGTACGCGGCGACGCGGGAACTGATGACGGCGACGGACCGGGAGTCGCTCGCGTCGGTCGTCGTCGACGTCTGCGAGCGCGTCCTCGGCTTCCCGCTCGCCGGCGTCCACCTCCGTTCGACCTGCGACAGCGAGGGGTTGGAGCCGGTCGCGTACCCCGACCCGGTCCGCGAGCGCTTCGACGGCGACCCGCCGACGTACACCCCCGAGGACCGAGTGTACGAGGTGTACGACGCCGAGGACACGCTCCGCCTCGGCCCGACGGCCGCCCGCCCGGACGAACCCCACCGCGGGGTCGTGGTCCCGATCCCCGGCCACGGCGTGTTGATCGCCGGCGCCGAGGAGACCGATCCGGCCGACGAGGCGACGACCGAGTCGACGTTCGAGCTGGTGGAGCTGCTCGGGGAGAACACGGCCGTCGCGCTCGACCGGCTCGAACGCGAGGCGCGGCTGAACGAACTCCACGAGACGACCCGGGAGCTGATGGAGGCGCGCGACGACGCCGCCGTCGCCGCCGCCGCGACGAACACGGCCCACGAGGTGCTCGACCTCCGCCTCAACGCGGTGTACCTCCGCTCGACAGACGCCGACCGGCTGGTCCCGGTGAGCGTCACCGGCGAGGTGCGCGAGCTGTTCGGCGAAGTGCCGTCGCTGACGCGCGACAGTATCGGCTGGTACGTGTACGAGACGGGCGAGCCGACGTGCCACGAGGACGTCCGGGAGTCGCCGCGGGTCGCCAACGCCGGGACGCCGATCCGCAGCGGGATGGCGATCCCGCTGGGCGACCACGGGGTGTTCTTCGCCGCCAGCGAGCGCGTCGGCCGCTTCGACGAGACGGACCTGGCGCTGGCACAGCTGTTCGCCGACACCGTCGAGGCCGCGCTCGACCGCGCCGAGCGGGAGGCGCTCGTCCGGCGTCGCGAACGGGAGCTGGCCCGCCAGAACGAGCGCCTCGACGAGTTCGCCAGCGTCGTCTCCCACGACCTCCGCAACCCGCTCAACGTCGCGCAGGGGCGGCTCGAACTACTGGGCGACGACTGCGACAGCCCGCACCTCGACCACATGGAGACGGCCCACGAGCGCATGGAGGCGCTCATCGACGACCTGCTCACGCTCGCACGGACCGGCCGGTCGGTCGGCGACACCGAGGAGGTCGCGGTCGCGCGGTCGGTCAGGACCGTCTGGCGAACCATCGACGGCGGCGGGTCGCTGCGGGTCGCCGACGACGCCGGGAGCGTGGAGGCCGACGCCTCGCGGCTCCAGGAGCTGTTCGAGAACCTCTTCCGCAACGCCGTCGACCACGTCGGCGACGACGTCGTCGTCACCGTCGGTCGGATCGACGACCCCGGCCGAACGGGCTTTTTCGTCGCCGACGACGGTCGCGGGATCCCGCCGGCCGAGCGCGACGAGGTGTTCGATCGGGGGCACACGACCGCCGAGGACGGCACCGGCTTCGGGTTGGCAATCGTCGCCGACATCGCCGCCGCCCACGGCTGGGACGTCCGGGCGACCGACGCGGCGCCGCACAACGGGGGCGGGGCGCGGTTCGAGGTCGTGACGTGCGAGGCCGACCGGTAG